In the genome of Natronomonas salina, the window CGGTACCACCGCTCCGTGCCGTCGACGGTGACGGACCCCGGGTCGTCGCCGGCCGCCAGCAGCGGGTCCGGCGCGACCTCGGAGACCGGGCGGCCGACGGCGTCCCCGCTCGCGGAGCTCTCGTGGCCATCCAGCAGCGACCCGGCCGCCGGGTTGAGGTCGACCACCGCCGACCGTGCGACCGGCGTGAGGTCCGCCAGGCCGACCCGGAAGACGGCGTAGGCGAGCAGCGCGCTGCCGACCGCGAAGCCGACCGGCGTGGGGTCGACCGGGAACGCCGGGCCGAGCGAGAAGAGGTAGGCGACGTTGACGGCCCACGGGAACGCCGCGCCGGCGAGGACGAAAAGCGCCTGCCGGCGGTACACCCGGTGGTTGCTCGCGGCGAACCGCCCCAGCAGCGCGGTCGCGCCGCCGAACAGCACGTAGCTGTACAGCGCGTTCACCCAGAACCAGGGACCCGACTCGGTCGTGAACACGGTCTCGGTTCCGAACGGCACCTCGGAGACGCCCGCGAAGAACAGGTCGTGGCTCGGGTCGGTCGCCAGCAGCAGCAGCGACGCCGCCGGCACGACGAACAGCAGGGCGACGCGACGGGCGTTCAGGTGCGACCCCCAGCCGGTGTACAGCACCGCGAAGACGAACAGCAGCACCGCGGCGGTCGAGACGCCGAGGTACATGACGAGCGTCCACACGTACCAGACCGCCTCCGTCGGCGCGAGCAGCCGACCGAACGCGCCCAGCGACCACAGCAGCACCGCGAGCATGCAGGCGCCGAAGGCGGTCGCGACGCGGGTCGACCGCCGGAGGAGGCAGTAGATCGCGAGGCTCGTCGCGAGGCCGATGGCGACCCCGTAGCCGACGAGCAGCAGGAACGTCGACGTGGCGGTCGCGGTCATCCGGTGGGTCCGTGACCCCGGCCGGCCATAACTCTACCGGGAGTTCTAGCGCCGTCGGGTAGTTGCCCCCTGTCCCGTGCGTGAAAACTACAGCCGGAATCCTACAGCCGGATAACTATAGCCGGAGGTACTGGGCGTGGACCGTCCCGTCGAACTCGAGGACGTTCGCCTCCTCGACGAAGCCGTGCTCGATGGCCACGCCGACGGCCTCGCTGCCGACGAGGTTCGCCACCGAGCACCGCGCGAGGCTGGCGACGACCTCCTCGGCGGTCGCCTCCTCGCCCTCGTAGAAGTCCGGGTCGACCGTCAGCGACGCCTCGCCGTTCTCGAAGGT includes:
- a CDS encoding histidine kinase N-terminal 7TM domain-containing protein — encoded protein: MTATATSTFLLLVGYGVAIGLATSLAIYCLLRRSTRVATAFGACMLAVLLWSLGAFGRLLAPTEAVWYVWTLVMYLGVSTAAVLLFVFAVLYTGWGSHLNARRVALLFVVPAASLLLLATDPSHDLFFAGVSEVPFGTETVFTTESGPWFWVNALYSYVLFGGATALLGRFAASNHRVYRRQALFVLAGAAFPWAVNVAYLFSLGPAFPVDPTPVGFAVGSALLAYAVFRVGLADLTPVARSAVVDLNPAAGSLLDGHESSASGDAVGRPVSEVAPDPLLAAGDDPGSVTVDGTERWYRTRELPLEGDGSVLLASDRTDQMRRRRQLREQTGRLEEFTRVAAHDLRNPLNAITGYAELARETGDVSHLERVPPAAERIETLIDDLLTLGREGRAVEETAPVSLLDAAETAWGNVETGGATLETVDDGVVLADEPRFVQLLENLFRNTVEHGAGGAGRGEEVTVRVGALPDGFFVADDGTGIPTESRADVFEYGYSTHGGTGLGLPVVRSIAVAHGWEVSVREAAGGGARFEFTGAEVREPVTRGGAERAGAVGADGPRRRPP
- a CDS encoding DUF424 domain-containing protein, encoding MLLCERSTQEGLLVSVCDPDVLGETFENGEASLTVDPDFYEGEEATAEEVVASLARCSVANLVGSEAVGVAIEHGFVEEANVLEFDGTVHAQYLRL